Genomic segment of Paenibacillus sp. FSL R5-0623:
GCGCATCCAGCATATGATTCAATGCCAAAGCTCCGAATTCATCCACCAACTCATGTGACAGTTCCTTGGATTGGTCGTTCATAAACTCCTCCTTACTCTGTACCGGTTGGTACAAAGATGTTCTGCCCTTTTGTGACTTTCCGAGAAGTCCCTTGTCTACGAGCCGGTTCATCACGGTCATGACTGTATTAAAATTGACGTCTTTGTCTTGTTCAAGTGCGGTCTGCACTTCACGGATGCTGCTGCCAGGACGAGCCCATAAAATGTCCATGATCTTGGCCTCCAGCGGACCGAAAAATCGGTTGAGCCCACGCTCACCCACTTTGAAATTGTGTATTCTCATTTTCTGACACCCCTCACACTACCCATTGTAGTGCCAACAAATGAGAAGTCAACCTCTATGTCAGCTATTTTATGTAAATGATTTGTAAATTTGTTTTCCATTTCAGTAAAAAAGGCCAAAGACCGGGAAATTCCGCACGTTCGCGGTTTTCCCGGTCTTCCCCAAATATTAGTCCGTATGATGTTGCGAGTACAGGGTCAAACTGCACTTTATTTTCCATCCTGTGACGGCATATGTGCAGAAATATCCACGCCGAGTCCATGAGCCAAACGTCCGCCAAGCTGTCCATCCGCCCGGAAGAAGTGGCACAGGGCACGCATTTGAATATCAACAGATACACCCTTAAGGTCATTGATCAGATTATCAAGCAAATGCTGCTGCTCTACAGGAGTGAATGAACGGAATAGCTCCCCTGCCTGCGTATAATCATCCGTCTTCTCGATTTTCTCTCTTGTAACGTGCCCTTGCAACGGAACCTGACTGTCCCGGTATGCCGGATCTTCCTGCGGGCTGCTCCCGGAACTGTTGGGTTCATAGTTCACCGGGGATGGGTCCTGATTCACATTCATGAGTCCATCACGCTGATGATTACGAACAGGTGCGTACGGGCAATTCACCGGAATTTGCAAATAGTTCGTTCCAAGCCGATGCCGCTGTGTATCCGGATAGGAGAATAGGCGTCCTTGCAGCAATTTATCTTCGGAAGGCTCAATTCCACGTACAAGCGCACTAGGAGAAAAGGCCGCCTGCTCCACTTCAGCAAAGAAGTTTTGCGGATTACGATTCAGGGTCATGGTTCCCACCGTATGGAACGGGAGTACATCCTCAGGCCAGGTCTTCGTAGGGTCGAGTGGATCAAAAGCAAAATCATCCATCTGTTCAGGCTTCAACAGTTGCACCTGAAGCTTCCACTGCGGGTATTGTCCGTTCTTGATATGTTCATGCAGGTCCCGGGTAGCATGGTTAAAGTCTTGCCCCTGTACTTCGGCAGCTTCCTGACGAGAGAAGCCTCGGACCCCTTGGGCAGACTCCCACTTATACTTCACATAGTGGACCTGTCCCTGTGCATTGATCCATTTGAAAGCATGGACGCCGAATCCATCCATCTCCCGATAACTTGCCGGTGTACCCAGGTCAGAGAATAACCAGGTCATCATATGGGTTGATTCCGGCGAGAGGGTCATAAAGTCCCAATAGCGAGCTGGGTCCTGAATGTTGGTATCCGGAGCTGGCTTCAGGGAGTGAACCATGTCAGGGAACTTCATGGCATCACGAATGAAGAAAACAGGCAGATGGTTGCCCACGATATCATAGTTGCCTTCACGTGTGTAGAATTTGACAGCAAATCCACGCGGATCTCGTGCAGTCTCTGGTGATCCCGTACCGTGAATAACAGTCGAAAAACGAACCAGCACATCCGTCTCGGTACCCGGATCTTGCAGGAAGTCCGCTGTTGTATAAGCCTTCATACTCTGCTCCAGTGTGAATACACCATGAGCTCCGGCACCTCTCGCATGTACGACTCTTTCGGGAATACGTTCACGGTCAAAGTGGGCTATTTTCTCAATGAGATGGTAGTCTTCAAGCAGTGTTGGCCCTCTTCTACCTGCTGTACGAGAATTCTGGTTGTCACCTACAGGTGCTCCCTGATTCGTAGTCATACGTTCTGTCATCATGTCGTCCTCCTCTAATGGGTCTCACGGCTGTTATATATCTACTATTAAAATCATATTCGGCTTCGGTTTAAATATACATTTAGACTTGATCTAACTGTTAAATTGATTCTAACATGTCCCTCTCTGCTCTTGCATGAGGTTCACATGAGATTAAGATGAGGTTCTTCAACACTTCATGAATGAACTATGAACATGTTTTTAAGGTAGTGATCCGGATTTACTATATCCATTAGGCAAAAAAAAGCGGACTAATCCGCCAGGCGGTAGCCCACTCCTCTTACAGTGACAATATATTGCGGCGAAGATGCGTTATCGCCCAACTTTTTGCGCAAGCTTTTGATATGAACATCGACCACATTGCTTCCACCCGTAAAGTCCGTCTCCCAGATATCGCTGAGCATCTCCTCACGGGAAATGACTGCACCTTTGGCATCAATCAGCTTGAGTAACAGATCATATTCGGTCTTGGTTAGATGAATCCGGTTATTATCGCGCTGTACACTCATCCGTTCACGATCGAGCCACAGATCTTTGAATCCGATACGGTGCCCTTCCTCAGGCAAAAAACCACGGTTGGGCAGAGCAGGGCTGTTGCCAATCATACGCTGCACCCGGTAAAGTGCTTCCTGCGGGCGTGCAGGCCACACCAGCAACTCCTCCTGAAGCATCGGTCCACTTGCGCTGCCGATCATCTTCTCACCAACTAGATACAAACAAGGGGTTGTATGCTCAGCCTCACGATTCAATCGGCTGCTAATGCCGGCAAATGCATCGATCGTTCCAGCAACAGACAGATCATAGATCAACAGATCAAAGACAAGACGCTCATGCAGATCCGGTTCCCAGCGATGGAAGACCAGTACATCAAAGCAGCTATCCGTTAAGGCCTTTACCAGTTCATGAACCTGCCCCGGCATCGGGCTGATCAGAATAACACGCCGTGTAACAGGACAATTGTCCACAAGCGGTGCTGCATCGGACAAGGCTGGTTTAACCCTAAGGGGTAACCGGCGGCCAGGCAGTTTTATTTTTACTTGATCCGTTTGTTTCTGCATTCCCCGCAGACACCTCCAAAGACCACATGAGCATGATCGATTGCATATCCGGTTTCTTCAGCTACCTGTTTCATCCATTGTGGAGGAACCTCTGTCATCACCTCGTCCACTTTACCGCACACTTCACACATAATGTGCTGATGATCATCCATACGGGCATCGTACCGGCTTGCTGTCTCTCCGAGTTTAAGTTCCCGTATCAATTCTTTGTCCGTCAGATAACGAAGAGAATTATATACCGTACCATAGGCCAGATTATATCCTTGTTCCACGAGTCGATTCATGACATCAGCAGCTGTCGGGTGATCCTCTGAATGGCGCACCACATCATATACCGCTTGCCGTTGTATCGTCAGATTTAAAGTTCTCACAACCATTTCTCCTTTATTATTGATCCATTTTATATGAAATCAGACACTGATCTTCTACTAATGATGGTCTTCCCAAAAAGAAGGAATACATTTTGATTTAGATTAAGTATAAATCTCATTGTATATTGAAGTCAATATCACTCTAACATCCTGTATATGCAAATAAACCACCTTTACCAGCAATCCCCTCATAAATTTGGGATAATATGGTTCGCTACAGCACCAATTTTCAGATAAAATATAGGGATGTGCGTAAAAAGGGGGAATGTCGGTTGTTTAGCACTTTTTTCATTAATATCTGTGTCATGATTACGTTTATGTATGTGTCCGGGATCATCGCAAAGTTCTATAGTATCCGATTGCCTTTTCCCTCGTTACGTGTTCAGTTGATCGGCGGCTTATTATTCGGTATATATGGCACAGTACTCATGAACTATTCATTCCCTCTGAACGAAACTACGATTGTAGATCTACGGCATCTGGCCATCGTTACCGCAGCGGTATATATGGGAGGATTGGCTTCGGTCGTTACGGGACTCATGATCTCGGTCATTCGTATTCTGATGTTCGGCTTATCATCCTCTGCCATAGATGCAGGTTTTGTCATGACTCTGATCGGACTGTCCGGTGTATACTTCGCCTATGCTCCCTGGTCCAGACTGACCAAAATAATTACAATGAATCTGCTTGGCATGACATTAATCTTTATCATCCTTATGTTGAATACAGACAGCATGAATTCATTAATGAAGATATATCCGTTACAAATGACCATTTCCTTTGCCGGTGGATTATTTATCTATTTCATTGCAGAATTCATTAATAAATCCAATGAAATGTTATTTCTATTGGAAAAAAGAGCTTCTACCGATCATCTTACCAACCTGAGCAATCGACGACAGTTCGAAAAATCACTTCAACTGGAACTCCAGCGTGCGCGGGATTATCA
This window contains:
- a CDS encoding BlaI/MecI/CopY family transcriptional regulator — its product is MRIHNFKVGERGLNRFFGPLEAKIMDILWARPGSSIREVQTALEQDKDVNFNTVMTVMNRLVDKGLLGKSQKGRTSLYQPVQSKEEFMNDQSKELSHELVDEFGALALNHMLDALDEADAGLIERLEQKIKQWKKDTD
- a CDS encoding catalase, with protein sequence MTERMTTNQGAPVGDNQNSRTAGRRGPTLLEDYHLIEKIAHFDRERIPERVVHARGAGAHGVFTLEQSMKAYTTADFLQDPGTETDVLVRFSTVIHGTGSPETARDPRGFAVKFYTREGNYDIVGNHLPVFFIRDAMKFPDMVHSLKPAPDTNIQDPARYWDFMTLSPESTHMMTWLFSDLGTPASYREMDGFGVHAFKWINAQGQVHYVKYKWESAQGVRGFSRQEAAEVQGQDFNHATRDLHEHIKNGQYPQWKLQVQLLKPEQMDDFAFDPLDPTKTWPEDVLPFHTVGTMTLNRNPQNFFAEVEQAAFSPSALVRGIEPSEDKLLQGRLFSYPDTQRHRLGTNYLQIPVNCPYAPVRNHQRDGLMNVNQDPSPVNYEPNSSGSSPQEDPAYRDSQVPLQGHVTREKIEKTDDYTQAGELFRSFTPVEQQHLLDNLINDLKGVSVDIQMRALCHFFRADGQLGGRLAHGLGVDISAHMPSQDGK
- a CDS encoding winged-helix domain-containing protein, which produces MQKQTDQVKIKLPGRRLPLRVKPALSDAAPLVDNCPVTRRVILISPMPGQVHELVKALTDSCFDVLVFHRWEPDLHERLVFDLLIYDLSVAGTIDAFAGISSRLNREAEHTTPCLYLVGEKMIGSASGPMLQEELLVWPARPQEALYRVQRMIGNSPALPNRGFLPEEGHRIGFKDLWLDRERMSVQRDNNRIHLTKTEYDLLLKLIDAKGAVISREEMLSDIWETDFTGGSNVVDVHIKSLRKKLGDNASSPQYIVTVRGVGYRLAD
- a CDS encoding transcriptional repressor — encoded protein: MRTLNLTIQRQAVYDVVRHSEDHPTAADVMNRLVEQGYNLAYGTVYNSLRYLTDKELIRELKLGETASRYDARMDDHQHIMCEVCGKVDEVMTEVPPQWMKQVAEETGYAIDHAHVVFGGVCGECRNKRIK
- a CDS encoding diguanylate cyclase, with the protein product MFSTFFINICVMITFMYVSGIIAKFYSIRLPFPSLRVQLIGGLLFGIYGTVLMNYSFPLNETTIVDLRHLAIVTAAVYMGGLASVVTGLMISVIRILMFGLSSSAIDAGFVMTLIGLSGVYFAYAPWSRLTKIITMNLLGMTLIFIILMLNTDSMNSLMKIYPLQMTISFAGGLFIYFIAEFINKSNEMLFLLEKRASTDHLTNLSNRRQFEKSLQLELQRARDYQQKLSLLAIDIDRFKKVNDTYGHSAGDAVLKQLGQLLVEHARSADIVSRNGGEEFAILLLDCGHRQAVATAESIRQAVEKYHFALPDGHTTRLTISIGVAVYPDHCDDHDDDDFFEQADRALYEAKNTGRNRVCALTFRSLPLTL